Proteins from one Pseudobdellovibrionaceae bacterium genomic window:
- a CDS encoding DUF507 family protein yields MIISEDRQSHLAHMITDKVYDDDLVDFSDDELALRIAKKAIAEFVKEDVDIDLAAREKVASLKRGVVENSPEWDVLYKKYYEEERNRRGQG; encoded by the coding sequence AGATCGCCAAAGTCACCTCGCGCACATGATCACCGACAAAGTTTACGACGACGATCTCGTCGATTTCAGTGATGACGAACTGGCACTCCGTATCGCGAAGAAGGCGATCGCCGAATTCGTGAAAGAAGATGTCGACATCGACCTCGCCGCGCGCGAGAAGGTCGCTTCGCTCAAACGCGGAGTCGTCGAGAACAGCCCGGAGTGGGACGTCCTCTACAAGAAATATTACGAAGAAGAGAGAAATCGTCGTGGCCAAGGCTAA
- a CDS encoding co-chaperone GroES, which yields MLTPLDDRVLVLVEAGERVTPGGLFIPDTASMTGNHRGTVVSVGSGHRTKKGQLRPLELKVGDQVLFSEYAGTEVSLENQNFKILRETDILGLVTK from the coding sequence ATTCTGACTCCCCTGGACGACCGTGTTTTGGTTTTGGTTGAAGCCGGTGAACGGGTGACCCCGGGAGGTCTTTTCATTCCCGATACGGCATCGATGACGGGGAATCACCGCGGTACGGTCGTGAGCGTGGGCTCGGGTCACCGCACGAAGAAGGGCCAGTTGCGCCCCCTCGAATTGAAAGTCGGCGACCAGGTGTTGTTCAGCGAATACGCGGGCACCGAAGTGAGCCTTGAAAATCAGAACTTTAAAATCCTGCGCGAGACCGACATCCTCGGACTGGTCACGAAGTAA
- a CDS encoding KamA family radical SAM protein yields MKFVFPRAPRPQNLTDESWNAWTWQLQNASKSREHFEARFVLTDSEKRGFDEGRELFQVRATPYYLSLIGDDVDDPVRRMIFPQAAELEVGAQSEADPLGEKRNSPVARILHRYPDRVLFLVTDLCSVYCRYCTRKHFTGQDQAMPKADEYARALDYIRTHPGIREVILSGGDPLTLGDKHLERILTDLRAIEHVEIIRVGTRMPVVCPMRVTPELVRILRAARPVYLMTHFNHPRELTEEAVTALERLVDHGIPVMNQMVLLNGVNNHPAIVQALARRLLFLRVKPYYMFQCDPSRGTDHLRTSVDESLTIQRELWGTLSGLAMPTLSLDIPNGGGKTTLAPNFLVEQEEGRRVYRGWDGVTGEYVNPDPAGHRLPADWRDYDPEWQRTRDAKNWTTANRDPEAEI; encoded by the coding sequence GTGAAATTCGTTTTCCCGCGCGCCCCGCGCCCCCAGAACCTGACCGATGAGTCGTGGAACGCATGGACCTGGCAGCTCCAAAACGCCAGCAAAAGCCGCGAGCATTTCGAAGCGCGCTTCGTTTTGACCGATTCCGAGAAGCGCGGTTTCGACGAGGGGCGCGAGCTGTTCCAAGTCCGCGCGACACCCTACTACCTAAGCCTGATCGGTGATGACGTCGACGATCCCGTCCGCCGCATGATCTTCCCGCAAGCCGCCGAGCTTGAGGTCGGCGCGCAAAGCGAAGCCGATCCTCTGGGCGAAAAGCGCAATAGCCCCGTAGCGCGCATCCTGCACCGCTACCCGGACCGCGTACTTTTTTTGGTGACGGACCTCTGTTCGGTTTACTGCCGCTACTGCACGCGCAAACACTTCACCGGCCAAGACCAGGCGATGCCCAAGGCCGACGAATACGCCCGCGCGCTTGACTACATCCGCACGCATCCCGGAATTCGCGAAGTGATCCTGTCCGGCGGCGATCCGCTGACGTTAGGGGACAAACATCTTGAGCGCATCCTGACCGATCTGCGCGCCATCGAACATGTCGAGATCATCCGCGTGGGGACGCGGATGCCCGTCGTCTGTCCGATGCGCGTGACGCCGGAGCTGGTGCGTATTCTGCGCGCCGCGCGTCCGGTCTATTTGATGACCCACTTCAACCACCCGCGTGAACTGACCGAAGAGGCCGTCACCGCGCTCGAACGTTTGGTTGACCACGGAATTCCGGTGATGAACCAAATGGTGCTTCTGAACGGCGTGAACAATCATCCCGCCATCGTGCAGGCGTTGGCCCGCCGGCTGCTGTTTTTGCGCGTGAAGCCCTACTATATGTTCCAGTGCGATCCTTCGCGCGGCACCGATCACTTGCGGACCTCGGTGGACGAGTCGCTCACGATTCAGCGTGAATTGTGGGGTACGCTTTCGGGGCTGGCGATGCCGACCTTGTCGCTCGATATCCCGAACGGCGGTGGCAAGACAACATTGGCCCCGAACTTTCTGGTCGAACAGGAAGAGGGACGCCGCGTTTACCGGGGCTGGGACGGCGTCACCGGCGAATACGTGAATCCCGATCCCGCAGGTCACCGTCTGCCTGCGGATTGGCGTGACTACGATCCGGAATGGCAGCGCACGCGCGACGCCAAAAACTGGACGACCGCCAACCGCGATCCCGAAGCCGAGATCTAA
- a CDS encoding serine/threonine protein kinase has product MAAQIFGPYVLLEKLVTSAMAEIFLAIAQRETGVPKLYAVKRMHPNLAEVPDFRKMFRHECAIARNLNHPNLESFVEDGEIDGRMYIVTEYLHGRSLERLLDERESEPLPAPLAIYIARELARALVSLHQASEGGAPLNIIKRDLSPNDIFLTSDGRVKMMGLGVAKSAAQLEQTQPGTIKGKFSYMSPEQARMEPLDQRSDVYSLGLVLREMLSGRPAFLGATDMETFQLNARAELPRLHALPDPAQAKLDWVLDNALAVARDLRYPNAQTMADELDEVLKATPLAGAEELARVLNEVFGRELAEEKSRAQNYLANN; this is encoded by the coding sequence ATGGCCGCGCAAATCTTTGGACCTTATGTTCTGCTCGAAAAATTAGTCACCTCGGCGATGGCGGAAATCTTCCTGGCCATCGCCCAACGTGAGACCGGCGTCCCGAAACTTTACGCCGTAAAACGGATGCATCCCAATCTGGCCGAGGTGCCGGACTTCCGAAAGATGTTCCGCCACGAATGCGCGATCGCGCGCAATCTGAATCATCCCAATCTGGAAAGCTTCGTCGAGGACGGTGAAATCGACGGTCGCATGTACATCGTGACCGAGTATCTGCACGGCCGCTCGCTGGAACGCCTGCTGGACGAGCGCGAGTCCGAGCCCCTTCCCGCGCCGCTCGCGATTTACATCGCCCGCGAACTCGCCCGCGCCTTGGTGAGTTTGCACCAGGCCAGCGAAGGCGGCGCGCCCCTGAACATCATCAAACGCGATCTTTCGCCGAACGACATCTTCCTGACCAGCGACGGTCGCGTGAAGATGATGGGCCTTGGGGTCGCAAAATCCGCAGCCCAGCTGGAACAGACCCAGCCCGGAACGATCAAAGGCAAGTTCTCGTACATGAGCCCCGAACAGGCGCGCATGGAGCCGCTCGATCAACGCTCGGATGTTTACTCTTTGGGACTCGTGCTGCGCGAGATGCTGAGCGGTCGCCCCGCATTTCTGGGGGCCACCGACATGGAGACCTTCCAGCTCAATGCGCGCGCAGAGCTTCCGCGTTTGCACGCGCTGCCCGATCCGGCACAGGCGAAGCTCGATTGGGTTTTGGACAACGCCCTCGCGGTCGCGCGCGATCTGCGTTATCCGAATGCGCAAACGATGGCCGATGAGCTCGACGAAGTCTTGAAGGCGACACCCTTGGCCGGCGCCGAGGAACTGGCGCGCGTGCTGAACGAGGTTTTCGGACGCGAACTCGCCGAAGAAAAATCGCGAGCGCAGAACTATTTAGCGAACAATTAG
- a CDS encoding UvrD-helicase domain-containing protein, which translates to MNPPQAEAVQTIDGPLLILAGAGSGKTRVLTHRIARMIQLRKAAPSEILAVTFTNKAAREMESRVFDLMTDMRPQLYEPLWITTFHSACVRILRQTIELLDYKRGFVIYDDSDQLAQIKRVMNALNISDKITPAKTFKNRINNLKMLGYGPQEAEKSSKVYIDNQTLDVYRHYEAEMKKANSLDFGDLLLKVYELFRMYPDVLQQYRQKFRYVLVDEYQDTNNLQYRIIKLLSEQHRNLCVVGDEDQSIYSWRGADISNILDFEKDFPEAKVVKLEQNYRSTNTIVSAASSVIRNNTERKDKTLFTENDPGEKIVLREERTDYDEARWVVREIQRLIANGETSYEEVAVFYRTNAQSRVLEEHLRMNSIPYKIVGGVRFYDRAEVKDILAYLKLILNPADDISFKRAVNSPARGIGKTTIEKLEAMAFQGKMTLMNAARHAVDHREFNAGTTSKLRGFLNLIDEMTGLAEQLTLLDLYTTVIDKTEYVQRLKTEESVEADARISNLEELGNAMAQFQKERTDASLQTFLEEMALVSDLDSVQQDDRAVTLMTLHLSKGLEYNHVFVVGWEENLFPSSMQSDDGEDKNIEEERRLAYVGMTRARKKLHLSYARSRRVWGQEQMNPPSRFLNEIPKDALDFQTGVETPKFLDRYGGGAGSYAGSSAVSDNSFRSKMRTPGRENDRGFEAQSFSDDADAGAPLTNGMRVRHPTFGVGTIYQTEGMGEQMKVSVLFADQTIKKFVAKYARLERV; encoded by the coding sequence ATGAATCCCCCCCAAGCCGAAGCCGTCCAAACCATCGACGGACCGCTTTTGATCCTGGCCGGAGCAGGATCGGGGAAAACGCGCGTGCTGACCCACCGGATCGCCCGCATGATTCAGCTGCGCAAGGCCGCGCCCTCGGAAATCCTGGCCGTCACGTTCACGAATAAAGCCGCGCGCGAAATGGAGTCGCGGGTCTTCGACCTGATGACCGATATGCGCCCGCAGCTTTACGAACCGCTGTGGATCACGACCTTCCACAGTGCCTGCGTGCGGATCCTGCGCCAGACGATCGAGCTACTGGATTACAAACGCGGCTTCGTCATCTATGACGACAGCGATCAGCTCGCCCAGATCAAGCGGGTCATGAACGCGCTGAACATCTCGGACAAAATCACGCCCGCGAAGACCTTCAAAAATCGCATCAACAACTTGAAGATGCTGGGGTACGGGCCGCAAGAAGCCGAGAAGTCCTCGAAGGTCTACATCGACAACCAAACGCTGGATGTCTACCGCCACTACGAAGCCGAAATGAAAAAAGCGAACTCGCTGGATTTCGGCGATTTGCTTCTGAAGGTCTACGAGCTTTTCCGGATGTATCCCGACGTTCTTCAGCAATACCGGCAAAAATTCCGTTACGTTCTGGTCGACGAGTATCAAGACACCAACAACCTTCAATACCGGATCATCAAACTGCTGTCCGAGCAGCACCGCAACCTGTGCGTCGTCGGGGACGAGGACCAGTCGATCTACAGCTGGCGGGGCGCGGACATCTCGAACATCCTGGACTTCGAAAAGGACTTCCCCGAAGCGAAGGTCGTGAAGCTCGAACAGAACTACCGTTCGACGAATACCATCGTTTCGGCGGCCTCGAGCGTGATTCGCAACAACACCGAACGCAAAGACAAGACACTGTTCACCGAAAATGACCCGGGCGAAAAGATCGTGCTGCGCGAAGAGCGCACGGACTACGACGAAGCCCGCTGGGTCGTGCGCGAAATCCAGCGCCTGATCGCGAACGGCGAAACCTCTTACGAAGAGGTCGCGGTTTTCTACCGCACCAACGCGCAGTCGCGCGTCCTTGAAGAACATCTGCGCATGAACTCGATCCCCTACAAGATCGTGGGCGGCGTGCGCTTCTACGACCGCGCGGAAGTGAAGGACATCCTCGCTTACCTGAAGCTCATCCTGAATCCGGCGGACGATATCTCGTTCAAAAGAGCGGTGAACTCCCCCGCGCGCGGGATCGGGAAGACCACTATCGAAAAGCTCGAGGCCATGGCCTTCCAGGGCAAGATGACCCTGATGAACGCCGCCCGCCATGCGGTCGATCACCGCGAGTTCAACGCGGGGACGACCTCCAAACTGCGCGGCTTCCTGAATCTGATCGACGAGATGACCGGCTTGGCCGAACAACTCACGCTTCTTGATCTGTACACCACGGTCATCGACAAGACCGAGTACGTGCAGCGCCTGAAAACCGAAGAGAGCGTCGAAGCCGACGCCCGCATCAGCAACTTAGAGGAACTCGGCAACGCCATGGCGCAGTTCCAGAAGGAACGCACGGACGCTTCGTTGCAGACCTTCCTGGAAGAGATGGCCTTGGTTTCGGATCTGGATTCGGTTCAGCAAGATGATCGCGCGGTGACGCTGATGACCCTGCACCTTTCGAAGGGGCTGGAGTACAACCACGTCTTCGTCGTGGGCTGGGAAGAGAACCTGTTCCCCTCGTCAATGCAGTCCGATGACGGCGAGGATAAAAACATCGAGGAAGAGCGCCGCTTGGCGTACGTGGGCATGACCCGCGCGCGCAAGAAGCTCCATCTCTCGTATGCACGCAGTCGCCGCGTCTGGGGCCAAGAGCAGATGAATCCCCCGTCGCGCTTCCTCAACGAGATTCCGAAGGACGCGCTCGACTTCCAAACGGGGGTCGAAACGCCGAAATTCCTGGATCGATATGGTGGCGGCGCCGGCTCTTACGCCGGGTCTTCTGCCGTGTCCGACAACAGCTTCCGCAGCAAGATGCGCACGCCGGGACGCGAGAACGACCGCGGTTTCGAGGCGCAGAGCTTCTCGGACGACGCCGATGCGGGCGCGCCGCTGACGAATGGGATGCGCGTTCGCCACCCCACCTTCGGGGTGGGTACCATCTACCAAACCGAAGGCATGGGCGAGCAGATGAAGGTCAGCGTTTTGTTCGCGGACCAAACCATCAAGAAGTTCGTCGCAAAATATGCACGCTTGGAGCGCGTTTAA
- a CDS encoding SPOR domain-containing protein: MAIERYGSKTDVVVKLVLVFFVCLLSFSVGTFVGKTFSDNQHRLAQFEPASTEREVASTTEATTKPGDTLSDDEIAKLAEEFVNEDDGHAVAKTEQAADVHAAPAKTAAHDAAPAKVETAKADTHTPPAPVRNVAEAKPAAHAAPVAKPAPQPVAEKLAQGHAADTHAAKPAPKAPASTDAKVTLKPDTEKKPVPSSLPEDVAASAIGKFTVQVASYPTEAEATKMTENLKGQGFGAFYVKADITDKKTAATKTWYRVSVGLFQSQKEADAYKADLLSRSKVSSAIVQKITK, encoded by the coding sequence ATGGCGATCGAAAGATATGGTTCCAAGACGGACGTGGTCGTGAAGCTGGTTCTGGTGTTCTTCGTCTGCTTGCTGTCGTTTTCGGTAGGCACTTTTGTGGGCAAGACCTTCAGTGACAACCAGCATCGTTTGGCTCAGTTCGAACCTGCTTCCACGGAGCGTGAAGTCGCCTCCACGACGGAAGCGACCACCAAACCCGGCGATACTCTTTCCGATGACGAAATCGCGAAGCTGGCCGAAGAATTCGTGAATGAAGACGACGGGCACGCGGTCGCCAAGACCGAACAGGCCGCGGACGTTCATGCCGCACCTGCGAAGACCGCAGCGCACGACGCCGCTCCCGCAAAAGTTGAAACCGCGAAAGCCGACACGCACACTCCGCCCGCTCCCGTACGGAACGTTGCCGAGGCGAAACCGGCCGCGCACGCCGCTCCCGTGGCGAAGCCCGCTCCGCAGCCCGTCGCCGAAAAATTGGCGCAAGGCCACGCGGCGGACACGCATGCGGCGAAGCCCGCGCCCAAAGCTCCCGCTTCGACAGATGCGAAGGTCACACTGAAACCCGACACCGAGAAAAAGCCCGTGCCCTCGTCGCTGCCGGAAGACGTCGCGGCTTCGGCGATCGGTAAGTTCACGGTGCAGGTCGCCTCATACCCCACCGAGGCGGAAGCGACCAAGATGACCGAGAATTTGAAAGGCCAGGGCTTCGGCGCTTTCTACGTCAAAGCCGACATCACCGACAAAAAGACCGCGGCGACCAAAACCTGGTACCGCGTGAGCGTCGGTCTGTTCCAATCGCAAAAAGAAGCCGACGCCTACAAAGCGGACCTGCTCAGCCGTTCGAAAGTCAGCTCGGCGATTGTTCAGAAAATCACGAAGTGA
- a CDS encoding inositol monophosphatase: MSSQNFEIQSNLNDILYKALKAARLGREVLLHYSGRLKNVQEKFQAGLVSEADVESERVIKAELARQFPTFEFLGEESATKSDLARVKSENPRWILDPLDGTTNYVHGLPIYGVSLGLEYQGQTWVGVVDCPALGEVYCASRGGGAFMNGQPIRVSQRLELKNALLATGFISDIEPNLVEQLRVFNKIVRRSRGVRRAGAAALDLCWVARGVFDGYWEKNLQPWDVCAGSLIVQEAGGVVTTYRGRKHSPFADSTIAGNPEVARQLREEMASEISAETDTREF, translated from the coding sequence ATGTCGTCGCAGAACTTCGAAATTCAGTCAAACCTCAATGATATCCTCTATAAAGCGTTGAAAGCGGCGCGCCTCGGTCGTGAGGTCCTGCTGCACTATTCAGGACGTCTGAAAAACGTTCAGGAGAAGTTCCAGGCGGGCCTCGTGAGCGAAGCCGACGTCGAGTCCGAGCGCGTGATTAAGGCCGAACTTGCGCGCCAGTTCCCGACCTTCGAATTTTTAGGTGAGGAGTCCGCGACGAAATCCGATCTCGCGCGCGTCAAAAGTGAAAATCCGCGCTGGATTTTGGACCCGCTCGACGGCACGACCAACTACGTTCACGGCTTGCCGATTTATGGAGTCAGCCTTGGACTTGAGTACCAGGGCCAGACTTGGGTCGGGGTCGTGGATTGCCCGGCGCTCGGTGAAGTTTACTGCGCTTCACGAGGGGGTGGCGCGTTCATGAACGGACAACCCATCCGCGTGAGCCAGCGTCTTGAGCTGAAGAACGCGCTCCTCGCCACGGGTTTCATCTCGGACATCGAGCCGAATCTTGTCGAGCAGCTTCGCGTGTTCAACAAGATCGTCCGCCGCTCACGGGGCGTGCGTCGCGCGGGGGCCGCGGCTCTTGATTTGTGCTGGGTCGCGCGCGGAGTTTTCGACGGCTACTGGGAGAAGAATCTGCAGCCGTGGGACGTGTGCGCGGGATCGCTCATCGTGCAAGAAGCGGGCGGTGTCGTGACGACCTATCGCGGGCGTAAGCACTCTCCGTTTGCCGATTCGACGATCGCGGGAAATCCCGAAGTCGCACGTCAACTGCGCGAAGAAATGGCGTCGGAAATTTCCGCTGAAACCGACACGCGTGAGTTCTAA
- a CDS encoding flagellar basal body-associated FliL family protein, with protein sequence MEGTVAEENAAAKEASAAPGGGGKSSLLLIALAVINMLAVGGVGFMLYSSKQKEAKENTIDQVIEGEAHAQHAEANTEAIKAPVVPLETFIVNLAGSKGRRILRVDLELEVSDTKVVAEIEQRKAQIRDIIIIMLSGRTYDQISAKEGKNELRDDIKGTLNAFLTKGKVSNVFFTNLLYN encoded by the coding sequence ATGGAGGGGACAGTGGCGGAAGAAAACGCAGCGGCGAAAGAAGCGTCCGCAGCACCCGGTGGTGGTGGAAAATCCAGTCTCTTGCTGATCGCCCTCGCCGTGATCAATATGCTCGCCGTCGGTGGCGTCGGCTTCATGCTTTACTCTTCGAAGCAGAAAGAAGCCAAAGAGAACACGATCGATCAAGTGATCGAAGGGGAGGCTCACGCACAGCATGCGGAAGCCAACACGGAAGCGATCAAGGCTCCCGTCGTCCCTTTGGAAACCTTCATCGTGAATTTGGCCGGCTCGAAAGGTCGCCGCATCCTGCGCGTCGATTTGGAGCTGGAAGTTTCGGATACCAAGGTCGTCGCCGAGATCGAGCAGCGTAAAGCGCAGATCCGCGACATCATCATCATCATGCTCTCGGGTCGCACCTACGATCAGATCTCGGCGAAAGAGGGCAAAAACGAGCTCCGCGACGATATTAAGGGCACGCTCAACGCCTTTCTGACCAAAGGCAAGGTCTCGAACGTCTTCTTCACCAACCTGCTCTACAACTAA
- the fliM gene encoding flagellar motor switch protein FliM, which translates to MNQVLSQSEVDALLAAVSDGDAGGGDTGAASGGGSGGGGGGRAGAAEDKVVVTYDLTSQDRIIRGRLPQLEVIYEKFMRSFRVSLSGALRKIASITLASTDFLKFGEFINTLPMPTCMSVLRFHNLRGSALLVIESKLAYALVDSFFGGADRPYTKIEGKDFTQIELQIVQKVVGLAIDDLEVAWESVEKIGCSFVRTEVNPQFVGIVPPTDVVIASTFDVELENANGTITIVIPYSTIEPIKQKLQSGFQIESDQTDKKMWTAIIREQLMETAMNLQVFLGASEISLGDLMRLKVGDVIPLDQDATGEFDIQVEGVKKFKGYMGIHHGSVAMQVTRQIDK; encoded by the coding sequence ATGAATCAGGTCCTTTCACAGAGCGAAGTCGATGCCCTCCTGGCGGCCGTTTCCGACGGCGACGCTGGCGGTGGCGATACGGGGGCCGCGAGTGGCGGTGGCTCCGGCGGCGGGGGCGGCGGTCGCGCGGGCGCGGCGGAAGATAAAGTCGTTGTTACCTATGACCTGACCAGCCAGGACCGCATTATCCGCGGTCGTCTGCCCCAGCTTGAAGTCATCTACGAGAAGTTCATGCGCTCTTTCCGGGTTTCGCTTTCGGGCGCGCTCCGGAAAATCGCTTCGATCACGCTGGCTTCAACGGATTTTCTGAAATTCGGTGAATTCATCAATACGCTTCCCATGCCCACCTGCATGTCGGTCCTGCGTTTCCATAATCTGCGCGGCTCGGCCCTGTTGGTTATTGAATCGAAACTGGCCTACGCCCTGGTCGACAGCTTCTTTGGCGGCGCGGATCGTCCTTACACAAAAATTGAAGGAAAAGACTTTACCCAAATCGAGCTCCAGATTGTCCAAAAGGTAGTGGGACTAGCGATCGACGACTTGGAAGTGGCGTGGGAATCGGTCGAGAAAATCGGCTGTTCGTTCGTCCGTACCGAGGTCAACCCTCAGTTCGTCGGTATCGTGCCCCCCACGGATGTCGTGATCGCTTCGACTTTTGACGTCGAGCTTGAAAACGCGAACGGCACCATCACCATCGTCATCCCTTATTCCACGATCGAGCCGATTAAGCAGAAACTGCAAAGCGGTTTCCAAATCGAGTCGGACCAGACGGACAAGAAGATGTGGACCGCGATCATCCGCGAACAGCTGATGGAAACCGCGATGAATCTGCAAGTCTTCCTGGGTGCTTCCGAGATTTCCCTGGGCGATTTGATGAGACTGAAGGTCGGCGACGTGATCCCGCTCGACCAGGACGCGACGGGCGAGTTCGACATCCAGGTCGAGGGCGTCAAGAAGTTCAAAGGTTACATGGGCATCCACCACGGTTCGGTGGCGATGCAGGTCACACGGCAGATTGATAAATAA
- the fliN gene encoding flagellar motor switch protein FliN translates to MAADQFDNLANQLAEGADGADGAKKESEAAASPEDENHDRNLAMILDIPLRVTVELGRTKMPVSELLNLAQGSVIELNKLAGEPMEVFVNDKLIARGEAVVVNEKFGVRLTDIISTRERVEQLK, encoded by the coding sequence ATGGCAGCAGATCAATTTGACAACCTGGCCAACCAACTTGCCGAAGGCGCGGATGGCGCCGACGGCGCGAAGAAGGAAAGCGAAGCCGCGGCGAGCCCGGAGGACGAGAATCATGATCGCAACTTGGCGATGATCCTCGACATCCCTTTGCGCGTCACCGTCGAGCTGGGTCGCACGAAGATGCCCGTCTCGGAACTCCTGAATTTGGCGCAAGGTTCGGTCATCGAACTGAATAAGCTGGCCGGCGAACCCATGGAAGTTTTCGTCAACGACAAGCTCATCGCCCGCGGCGAGGCCGTGGTCGTCAACGAAAAGTTCGGTGTGCGTTTGACGGACATCATCTCGACTCGTGAACGTGTGGAGCAACTGAAATGA
- a CDS encoding flagellar biosynthetic protein FliO, with product MKLRIVWSVLGILCVTFVVAGFAHAQTRALPPITEVGDAGTSELEFQTELQVAAKDSTTTVAAVIGTQTGTAAEIAAKASTEAAVTAETMELKADVPAATESAAIESAAPVAKAESEIPVKLDEKIVAKTQDASLRDLVLVFAVLAGFGVLAYLFISKFKYRNRKAQQFEMKIMAQHHLGPKKSLAVVRVAGESLLIGVTDHHISMIKSLALLDEDEAGAEPQDFRAGLESIFSREAKPAVSSARETQNREVAGGTAKISFRMDESPAESEDFTISKIRDVVSKQIRNMKSLE from the coding sequence ATGAAGTTACGCATCGTCTGGTCGGTTCTCGGTATCCTCTGCGTGACGTTCGTCGTCGCCGGTTTTGCGCATGCGCAAACTCGTGCTTTGCCTCCCATCACGGAAGTGGGCGATGCGGGAACGTCCGAGCTGGAATTCCAGACGGAACTTCAAGTCGCGGCGAAAGACTCGACGACGACCGTGGCCGCCGTGATCGGTACGCAAACGGGAACCGCCGCCGAAATCGCGGCGAAAGCTTCGACGGAAGCCGCGGTGACTGCGGAAACCATGGAGCTGAAGGCAGACGTTCCGGCGGCGACCGAGAGCGCGGCGATCGAAAGCGCTGCGCCCGTGGCGAAGGCGGAATCCGAAATTCCCGTGAAGCTGGACGAAAAGATCGTGGCGAAGACTCAAGACGCATCCTTGCGTGATTTGGTACTGGTCTTCGCGGTGCTCGCGGGATTCGGCGTGCTCGCTTATCTGTTCATCTCGAAGTTCAAGTATCGCAATCGTAAAGCGCAGCAGTTCGAAATGAAGATCATGGCGCAGCACCATCTGGGGCCCAAGAAGTCGCTCGCGGTTGTGCGCGTGGCCGGCGAGTCCTTGCTGATCGGCGTGACCGATCACCATATTTCGATGATCAAATCGCTGGCGCTTCTGGACGAAGATGAAGCCGGCGCCGAGCCCCAGGATTTCCGTGCGGGCCTCGAATCGATCTTTTCTCGTGAAGCAAAACCCGCAGTGTCGTCGGCCCGCGAAACTCAGAACCGCGAAGTCGCCGGCGGCACTGCGAAAATCTCTTTCCGCATGGATGAGTCTCCGGCCGAAAGCGAAGATTTCACCATCTCGAAGATCCGTGACGTCGTCAGTAAACAGATCCGCAACATGAAGTCCCTGGAGTAA